One genomic region from Fusobacterium sp. JB019 encodes:
- the catA gene encoding type A chloramphenicol O-acetyltransferase, with protein sequence MNFEKVNIENWARKEYYETYMNVIPCTYSMSVKLDITNLRNYIKENKLKFFPVILFAISKILNDHKEFKMGFNDKKELGYFSCINPSYTIFHEDTQTFSSIWSEYNEDINEFYKNVMEDLEKYKDIHKMVAKDPVNNSFNFSSLPWVNFESFSLNLQKGYEFLAPIITVGKFYKENDKISLPLSFQIHHSVSDGFHAARFVNELQEFINKL encoded by the coding sequence ATGAATTTTGAAAAAGTAAATATTGAAAATTGGGCAAGGAAAGAATATTATGAAACTTATATGAATGTTATTCCTTGTACTTATTCTATGAGCGTAAAATTAGATATAACAAATTTAAGAAATTATATAAAAGAAAATAAATTAAAGTTTTTTCCAGTAATTTTATTTGCTATTTCTAAAATATTGAATGATCATAAAGAATTTAAAATGGGATTTAATGATAAAAAAGAATTGGGATACTTTAGTTGTATTAATCCAAGTTATACTATATTTCATGAGGATACACAAACATTTTCAAGTATTTGGTCTGAATATAATGAGGATATAAATGAATTTTATAAGAATGTTATGGAAGATTTAGAAAAATATAAAGATATTCATAAAATGGTGGCTAAAGATCCTGTAAATAATTCTTTTAATTTTTCAAGTCTACCTTGGGTTAATTTTGAAAGTTTTAGTTTGAATTTACAAAAAGGTTATGAGTTTTTAGCTCCAATAATAACAGTGGGAAAATTCTATAAAGAAAATGATAAAATTAGTTTACCACTTTCTTTTCAGATTCATCATTCAGTAAGTGATGGTTTTCATGCAGCTAGATTTGTCAATGAATTACAAGAATTTATTAATAAACTTTAG
- a CDS encoding YaiI/YqxD family protein, translated as MKILIDADACPVVDLTIELAIHYKIETILYCDKNHVLEKKNAKTIYINPGDDAVDFALLRDTKENDIVVTQDFGLASMILAKKARCINQNGLIYNKFNIDSLLFSRHMSQKMRNNGKRTKGPKKREEKDNLNFKTSLTSLIESYK; from the coding sequence ATGAAAATTTTAATAGATGCTGATGCTTGTCCTGTTGTTGATTTAACAATAGAATTAGCCATACATTACAAAATAGAAACAATTTTATACTGTGATAAAAACCATGTTTTAGAAAAGAAAAATGCTAAAACTATTTATATTAATCCTGGAGATGACGCTGTTGATTTTGCCCTTCTTAGAGATACTAAAGAAAATGATATTGTCGTTACTCAAGATTTTGGATTAGCTTCCATGATCCTAGCAAAAAAAGCCCGTTGTATTAATCAAAATGGACTTATTTATAATAAGTTTAATATCGATTCTCTTCTTTTTTCAAGACATATGTCACAAAAAATGAGAAATAATGGCAAACGTACTAAGGGGCCTAAAAAAAGAGAAGAAAAAGATAATTTAAATTTCAAAACATCTCTAACTTCTCTAATTGAAAGCTATAAATAA
- a CDS encoding Fic family protein codes for MDISDVKDYTITDDKYTYPRSNVLRNKFNIRNYELLAEQEVFFTSLRLMELTLKPLKGKLDFNYLKKIHKYIFQDCYDFAGEIRKVDIQKGSSKFCITRYIQIQGEEIFEKLKNENYLKDYKYDEFCEKLAYFMGDLISLHPFREGNGRANREFFRILSLKAGYDLDYSNFQKKEILEADIACFNLNMKPMLKLMKSGLVKQIK; via the coding sequence ATGGATATTAGTGATGTAAAGGATTATACAATAACTGATGATAAATACACATATCCTAGGTCAAACGTACTTAGAAACAAATTTAATATTAGAAATTATGAACTTCTTGCAGAACAAGAAGTTTTTTTCACATCTTTAAGGTTGATGGAATTAACTTTAAAACCTCTAAAGGGTAAGTTAGATTTTAATTATTTGAAAAAAATTCATAAATATATATTCCAAGATTGTTATGATTTTGCTGGAGAAATTAGAAAAGTAGATATTCAAAAGGGATCTAGTAAATTTTGTATAACTAGATATATTCAGATTCAAGGGGAAGAAATATTTGAAAAATTGAAAAATGAAAATTATTTAAAAGACTATAAATATGATGAGTTTTGTGAAAAGCTAGCATATTTTATGGGGGATCTAATATCTTTACATCCTTTTAGAGAAGGAAACGGTAGAGCAAATAGAGAATTTTTTAGAATCTTATCATTGAAAGCAGGATATGATTTAGATTATTCTAATTTTCAGAAAAAAGAAATATTAGAGGCAGATATAGCATGTTTTAATTTGAATATGAAACCAATGCTAAAATTAATGAAAAGTGGATTAGTAAAACAAATAAAATAG
- a CDS encoding O-acetyl-ADP-ribose deacetylase, which produces MLNVDLEIICGDITEIKCDVIVNAANNSLLGGGGVDGAIHRAAGPKLLEECKTLNGCETGGAKITKGYDLPSKFIIHTVGPVWHGGNNKEAEKLESCYKESLRLAEKNNCKTIAFPSISTGVYSYPLEEASKIAIKTIINYIKEENKNIKKIIIVCFDEITYNYYVNSKNEIDI; this is translated from the coding sequence ATGTTAAATGTAGATTTAGAAATAATTTGTGGAGATATTACTGAAATAAAATGTGACGTTATAGTAAATGCTGCCAATAATTCACTTCTTGGAGGTGGGGGAGTTGATGGTGCTATTCATAGAGCTGCAGGTCCCAAGTTATTAGAAGAATGTAAAACTTTAAATGGTTGTGAAACAGGAGGGGCAAAAATAACTAAAGGATATGATTTACCTTCTAAATTTATAATTCATACTGTTGGACCAGTTTGGCATGGTGGAAATAATAAGGAAGCTGAAAAATTGGAAAGCTGTTATAAGGAAAGTCTTAGATTAGCAGAAAAAAATAATTGTAAAACAATTGCTTTTCCATCTATAAGTACAGGTGTTTATTCATATCCCCTAGAAGAAGCTTCAAAAATAGCAATAAAAACTATAATCAACTATATAAAAGAAGAAAATAAAAATATAAAAAAAATAATTATAGTGTGTTTTGATGAAATAACTTATAATTATTATGTGAATTCTAAAAATGAAATTGATATATAA
- a CDS encoding transporter substrate-binding domain-containing protein — MRKFLIFFYMLINIISVYGEKIYTVGFDPYAPPFQYIENGVVKGFNVELLNKIGKSNNLKFNYVPINNGEGIEKLKTKEVDILMGIRFHKAEERILNFSESLIQTKACMVAPKNKVDVIKNNLSYMHFLVAVEKDSIEYNYLNSIKRINFNTSFDQETVYDTLKSGRADFLVGIKEVMAYLLSQDKISEDYVFLDSYDIPVGYYLGALHGNEVLMGNIDRELKELKFNGTYKKLYNKWFANTDLVKQMKLMRNFKILTLAAMILAGILFLSFIWNLQLKKNVSMKTVELKDSNTRLEDKIVEIKNNNELNSLMCESSPRSIAIFDREGKVKFMNKNATLLGEVKGEFLGKNAFELPIIKDMIGGGLFEQTIHENKAHITHEIEVTKDEKTKYYRYTMYPLLDYLKKNYGAFLTIEDVTEEKFLKERAIEREKNAAISNMVSGIAHEIRNPLTSIKTYIELLPLKKDNEKFQNRLVTIVPAEVERVSKLIESLIDYSKPKNNHKSKTEVHALIESSIGLLEPIANKKGIEILEFVDKTIVLNIDTSQIKQVLINVLLNSIQAIEEKIEKLKAKEKFYVKVSLYENNSKIVLEIEDNGIGMTKEEIENIFEIFYTTKIKGTGLGLPTSKQLVEVNGGKLVVESEKNKYTKIKMIFGGEVHE, encoded by the coding sequence ATGAGAAAATTTTTAATTTTTTTCTATATGCTTATAAATATTATTAGTGTATACGGGGAAAAAATATATACAGTAGGCTTTGATCCCTATGCTCCTCCCTTTCAATATATTGAAAATGGTGTGGTTAAAGGATTTAATGTTGAGCTTTTAAATAAAATTGGAAAATCTAATAATTTAAAGTTTAATTATGTTCCTATAAATAATGGAGAGGGTATAGAAAAATTAAAAACTAAAGAAGTGGATATTTTAATGGGGATAAGGTTTCATAAGGCTGAAGAAAGAATATTAAACTTTTCAGAAAGTTTAATTCAGACAAAGGCTTGTATGGTAGCTCCTAAAAACAAGGTAGATGTTATAAAAAATAATTTATCCTATATGCATTTTTTAGTTGCAGTGGAAAAGGACTCAATTGAATATAATTATTTGAATAGTATTAAAAGGATAAATTTCAATACTTCCTTTGATCAAGAAACTGTTTATGATACTTTGAAATCAGGAAGAGCAGATTTTCTAGTTGGAATTAAAGAAGTAATGGCTTATTTATTATCCCAAGATAAGATATCAGAGGACTACGTTTTTTTAGATAGTTATGATATTCCAGTTGGATATTATCTTGGAGCCTTACATGGAAATGAAGTTCTTATGGGAAATATTGATAGAGAATTAAAAGAATTAAAGTTTAATGGAACTTATAAAAAATTATATAATAAATGGTTTGCAAATACAGATTTAGTAAAACAGATGAAGTTAATGAGGAATTTCAAAATATTAACCCTTGCAGCTATGATACTTGCAGGAATATTATTCTTATCCTTTATTTGGAACTTACAACTTAAAAAAAATGTATCTATGAAAACAGTGGAATTAAAGGATTCTAATACTAGACTAGAAGATAAAATTGTAGAGATAAAAAATAATAACGAATTAAACTCTTTAATGTGTGAAAGTAGTCCTAGAAGTATTGCTATTTTTGATAGAGAGGGTAAAGTTAAGTTTATGAATAAGAATGCAACTTTACTTGGAGAAGTAAAGGGGGAGTTCTTAGGAAAAAATGCTTTTGAGTTACCAATTATAAAAGATATGATTGGAGGAGGACTTTTTGAACAAACAATTCATGAAAATAAAGCTCATATAACTCATGAAATAGAGGTTACAAAGGATGAAAAAACAAAATATTATAGATATACAATGTATCCATTACTTGATTATTTGAAAAAAAATTACGGAGCTTTTTTAACAATAGAAGATGTTACAGAGGAAAAATTTCTAAAGGAAAGAGCAATTGAACGGGAAAAAAATGCAGCAATAAGTAATATGGTTTCAGGAATAGCTCATGAAATTAGAAATCCATTAACATCTATTAAAACATATATTGAATTATTACCTTTGAAAAAAGATAATGAAAAATTTCAAAATAGGTTAGTAACAATAGTTCCAGCAGAAGTGGAAAGAGTTAGTAAATTAATAGAATCTTTAATTGATTATTCAAAACCTAAAAATAACCATAAATCAAAAACAGAAGTTCATGCATTGATAGAATCTTCCATAGGATTATTAGAACCTATTGCTAATAAAAAAGGAATAGAAATTTTAGAATTTGTGGATAAAACAATAGTCTTAAATATAGATACATCTCAAATAAAGCAAGTTTTAATAAATGTTTTATTGAATTCAATTCAAGCTATTGAAGAAAAGATAGAAAAATTAAAAGCAAAGGAAAAATTTTATGTAAAGGTGAGTTTATATGAAAATAATTCTAAGATAGTTTTAGAAATTGAAGATAATGGAATTGGAATGACAAAGGAAGAAATAGAAAATATATTTGAGATTTTTTATACAACTAAAATAAAAGGAACTGGCCTTGGATTACCTACTTCAAAACAGTTAGTTGAGGTAAATGGAGGGAAATTAGTTGTTGAAAGTGAAAAAAATAAATATACAAAAATAAAAATGATATTTGGTGGTGAAGTTCATGAATAA
- a CDS encoding sigma-54 dependent transcriptional regulator, producing the protein MNKKVIIIDDEISICDSLEFALEDKYNVMFTTNPYEGLEKIKENNINVVLLDLKIGDVNGLDILEKIKEYDKNISVIMMTAYGSIVSSVDAIKKGAFTYLTKPLNLEELYISIEQALEIQNLNRKVEYLSKELEDKHSYQGIIGKSETMKNIFSLVEKLKDVDLGVMITGESGTGKELVARAIHYSGKRKNENFVEINCAAIPESLLEEEFFGHKKGTFTNAISDKVGKFEFADNGTIFLDEIGDMSLGLQGKLLRVLQEQKFNPIGSNEAIEINVRVLAATNKDLKELIEEGKFREDLYFRLNVVEIDLPPLREKKTDLPLLFDHFIKKCNKQMNREIKGISKEAEKVLLNYDYPGNVRELLNIMEHSVLLSQGDMIDINSLPKRLKDAKVNNNKPCEELQGLNNLSLKEIEKIIIKKRLEKYNGKKKNTAESLGISDKGLRNKIAEYDL; encoded by the coding sequence ATGAATAAGAAAGTTATAATAATAGATGATGAAATATCTATTTGCGATTCTTTAGAGTTTGCTCTAGAAGATAAATACAATGTTATGTTTACAACAAATCCCTATGAAGGATTAGAAAAAATAAAGGAAAATAACATAAATGTTGTTTTGTTAGATTTAAAGATAGGAGATGTCAACGGGTTAGATATATTAGAAAAAATAAAGGAATATGATAAAAATATATCTGTAATAATGATGACAGCTTATGGATCCATAGTATCTTCAGTGGATGCTATAAAAAAGGGAGCTTTTACTTATTTAACAAAGCCTTTAAATTTAGAGGAACTATATATAAGTATTGAGCAAGCCTTAGAAATACAAAACTTAAATAGAAAAGTTGAATATTTAAGTAAAGAACTTGAAGATAAACATAGCTATCAAGGGATAATTGGGAAAAGTGAAACTATGAAAAATATTTTTTCCCTTGTTGAAAAATTAAAGGATGTAGATCTTGGGGTAATGATAACAGGAGAAAGTGGAACAGGTAAAGAATTAGTTGCAAGAGCTATTCATTATTCTGGAAAAAGAAAAAATGAAAACTTTGTAGAGATAAATTGTGCAGCTATACCAGAAAGCCTTTTGGAAGAAGAGTTTTTTGGACATAAAAAGGGAACATTTACAAATGCTATTTCAGATAAAGTTGGGAAATTTGAATTTGCAGATAATGGGACAATATTTTTAGATGAGATAGGGGATATGAGTCTTGGTTTACAGGGAAAGCTTCTAAGAGTTTTACAAGAACAAAAATTTAATCCTATAGGTTCAAATGAAGCAATAGAAATTAATGTTAGAGTTCTTGCAGCAACAAATAAAGATTTAAAAGAATTAATTGAAGAGGGAAAATTTAGAGAAGATTTATATTTTAGATTAAATGTTGTGGAAATAGATTTACCTCCTTTAAGAGAGAAAAAAACTGATTTACCATTATTATTTGATCATTTTATAAAAAAATGTAATAAACAAATGAATAGGGAAATAAAGGGAATATCTAAGGAAGCTGAAAAAGTATTGCTTAATTATGATTATCCTGGAAATGTGAGAGAGCTTTTAAATATAATGGAGCACAGTGTATTATTATCTCAAGGGGATATGATAGATATAAATTCTTTGCCTAAAAGATTGAAGGATGCAAAAGTAAATAATAATAAACCATGTGAAGAATTACAAGGTTTAAATAATTTAAGCTTAAAAGAAATAGAAAAAATAATAATAAAAAAACGTTTAGAAAAATATAATGGAAAGAAAAAAAATACAGCAGAAAGTTTAGGAATAAGTGATAAAGGATTAAGAAATAAGATTGCTGAGTACGATTTGTAA
- a CDS encoding TAXI family TRAP transporter solute-binding subunit, whose protein sequence is MNRKSIISLIIVTISLIFITGCKETQKDLVDKNKKKEVNNFLTIATGPTSGLYYPIGTSFAKALKKVGYRTSVQSTGGSVENINLILTEAADLAIAMSDSVDQSKETNELRALTGLYPNYVQLVTIKKNKIRKFEDLKGKRVGIGAFNSGVELNARMMYEAHGMTYEDSVVQYLNYGDAVEKMKNGLVDAIFVTSGIPNETIMELKTDADIVLVPITGKGMRNLRKKYPFFVEDVIPKEIYGTDRDIKTVSVRNIMLVRKDLPEDVVYEITKGIFDNIKSIKASHVTSKQNISLENSQVGVKIPFHPGAIKYYKEQGVVK, encoded by the coding sequence ATGAATAGAAAAAGTATAATTAGTTTAATTATAGTCACTATTAGTCTTATTTTTATTACAGGTTGTAAAGAAACTCAAAAAGACCTAGTTGATAAAAATAAAAAAAAAGAAGTTAATAATTTTTTAACTATAGCAACAGGACCAACAAGTGGATTATATTATCCAATTGGAACATCCTTTGCAAAGGCTTTAAAGAAAGTAGGATACAGAACATCTGTTCAATCAACAGGTGGTTCAGTTGAAAATATAAACTTAATACTTACTGAGGCTGCTGATTTAGCAATAGCCATGTCAGATTCAGTTGATCAATCAAAGGAAACAAATGAGCTAAGAGCATTAACAGGATTATATCCAAACTATGTTCAGTTAGTTACAATAAAGAAAAACAAAATAAGAAAATTTGAAGATTTAAAAGGAAAAAGAGTAGGGATAGGAGCTTTTAATTCTGGTGTTGAATTAAATGCAAGAATGATGTATGAGGCTCACGGGATGACTTACGAAGATAGTGTTGTTCAATATTTAAATTATGGTGACGCTGTTGAAAAAATGAAAAATGGATTAGTAGATGCAATATTTGTAACAAGTGGTATTCCTAATGAAACTATTATGGAGTTAAAAACAGATGCAGATATAGTTTTAGTGCCTATTACAGGTAAGGGTATGAGAAATTTAAGAAAAAAATATCCGTTTTTTGTTGAAGATGTTATTCCAAAAGAAATTTATGGAACAGATAGAGATATAAAAACAGTATCAGTTAGAAACATAATGCTAGTAAGAAAAGATTTACCAGAGGATGTTGTGTATGAAATAACAAAGGGAATATTTGATAATATTAAAAGCATAAAAGCTTCCCATGTAACATCTAAACAGAATATTTCTTTAGAAAATTCTCAAGTAGGTGTGAAGATTCCATTTCATCCAGGAGCAATAAAATATTATAAAGAACAAGGGGTGGTAAAATAA
- a CDS encoding OmpA family protein, whose translation MKAKKLIIITIIGSSLLTGCATTENFVRPEGSKSYTSNGVVKGALTGAIAGQLLGEDSESTVVGAVAGAVIGGVQGSIKQKQEREFRNVLNSTGVQVVDTGRSILLTLPGGLTFKTNEARVKAEASRQLNSIATVLNNYPHAKVKITGYTDNIGSYKHNLTLSEQRSYSVRNYLIKQGVSAERLTAVGMGSDFPIASNSTRIGRQANRRVTIEVINEEN comes from the coding sequence ATGAAAGCTAAAAAATTAATAATTATAACAATAATAGGAAGTTCATTATTAACTGGATGTGCCACTACTGAAAATTTTGTAAGACCTGAAGGTTCAAAATCATATACATCTAATGGAGTTGTAAAAGGGGCTCTTACTGGAGCTATTGCTGGACAACTTTTAGGAGAAGATTCTGAAAGTACAGTTGTAGGAGCTGTTGCTGGAGCTGTTATTGGAGGAGTTCAAGGTTCTATAAAACAAAAACAAGAACGTGAATTTAGAAATGTTCTTAATAGTACAGGAGTTCAAGTAGTTGATACTGGTAGATCTATACTATTAACACTTCCTGGAGGATTAACTTTTAAAACAAATGAGGCAAGAGTTAAAGCAGAAGCTTCAAGACAATTAAATTCAATTGCAACTGTTCTTAATAATTATCCTCATGCAAAAGTTAAAATTACAGGATATACTGATAATATAGGTTCTTATAAACATAACTTAACTTTATCTGAACAAAGATCTTATTCTGTTAGAAACTATTTAATTAAGCAAGGAGTTTCCGCTGAAAGACTAACTGCTGTTGGTATGGGTTCTGATTTCCCAATTGCATCTAATTCTACAAGAATAGGAAGACAGGCAAATAGAAGAGTTACTATTGAAGTAATCAACGAAGAAAATTAA
- a CDS encoding response regulator codes for MLKEIERQVIDNVAIGISIFSYKNNKLNLIWGNKEFENLFEIDRNKINEYNNTYTPFLHPEDKIIIEDLLKNITKNKNEKFSARYYNYNTKQYYNFQAEANITFLEDNSLKIYVTYKDNSFFASHFSNLELYNKDLLKKLGIAIWRYDIDKKKVYDYRNFMGYRENMLNYKKEIENVPRCIIDEKIIHPDDIQTYENLYNNLFLGKTETSCDIRIYFDNIHDYKWIKMSYHVFINPLTNVKEIIGTMKDIHNKKKTDNIINFVVQNEFDYLVRADYKRNEYLVYFNSSTKNNNFQKKFTLTLKQFEKLISIDIKAAENLRKKEKITLKSIFKEIKILGSFKRYYKIYNNKNELRTKEIKISNVNLKHGIFYIIRRDITDVYNENDRKNKALKEALALAENANKTKTTFLASMSHDIKTPMNAIIGMTDLTYNAIGVNNEQVKENLNIIKTSSKNLLKIINEVLDMNKVNSGKIKFQLKEFNLDSLATSILKDFIPIADTKNQKIYSHFNIKSKLLIGDTSSIIKVSNALIENAIKYTPNNGRIDVYINEIYTKKKEGLASFEIKVKDNGIGISKEDQLNIFKPFHRGENIGNTKGTGLGLPIVKGILNLRGSDIKVQSELGKGTTFIIEISFKTNIDIKNNNSLNDSTKEDNNLKLKNKKILLVEDNEINRLVARKNLEKYNIIVEEAVNGKEGYEKFINSSKNYYSLVIMDIRMPLMNGIECTKKIRNSLHENNTLPILALSANTFTEDRRKCFEAGMNDYMPKPIDPLLLKDLIVKHIK; via the coding sequence ATGTTAAAGGAAATTGAGCGACAAGTTATAGACAATGTTGCTATAGGAATATCTATTTTTAGTTATAAGAATAATAAATTAAATCTTATTTGGGGAAATAAAGAATTTGAAAATTTATTTGAAATAGATAGAAATAAAATTAATGAATACAATAATACTTATACTCCTTTTTTACATCCTGAAGATAAAATAATAATTGAAGACTTACTTAAAAATATAACAAAAAATAAAAATGAAAAATTTTCAGCTAGATACTATAATTACAACACTAAGCAATATTATAATTTCCAAGCTGAAGCTAATATAACTTTTTTAGAAGATAACTCTTTAAAAATATATGTAACATATAAAGATAACTCTTTTTTCGCTTCTCATTTTTCAAATTTAGAACTTTATAATAAAGATCTTTTAAAAAAATTAGGCATTGCTATTTGGAGATATGATATTGATAAAAAAAAGGTTTATGACTACAGAAATTTCATGGGTTATAGAGAAAATATGTTAAATTATAAAAAAGAAATAGAAAATGTTCCTAGATGTATTATTGATGAAAAAATTATTCATCCTGACGACATTCAAACCTATGAAAATTTATATAATAATCTCTTTTTAGGCAAAACAGAAACTTCTTGTGATATTAGAATTTATTTTGATAATATTCATGACTATAAATGGATTAAAATGAGTTATCATGTATTTATAAACCCATTAACAAATGTAAAAGAAATTATTGGAACAATGAAGGATATTCATAATAAAAAGAAAACTGATAATATTATAAATTTTGTAGTGCAAAATGAATTTGATTATTTAGTACGAGCAGATTATAAAAGAAATGAATATCTTGTTTATTTTAATAGTTCCACAAAAAATAATAATTTTCAAAAAAAATTTACCCTTACTCTTAAGCAATTTGAAAAATTAATTTCTATTGATATAAAAGCTGCTGAAAATTTAAGGAAAAAAGAAAAAATAACATTAAAAAGTATCTTTAAAGAAATTAAAATACTTGGATCATTTAAAAGATATTATAAAATATATAATAATAAAAATGAGCTTAGAACTAAAGAAATAAAAATTTCAAATGTTAATCTTAAGCATGGTATATTCTATATTATAAGAAGAGACATAACTGATGTTTATAATGAAAATGATAGAAAAAATAAAGCTCTTAAAGAAGCTCTAGCCTTAGCTGAAAATGCAAATAAAACAAAAACAACTTTTCTTGCTAGCATGAGTCATGACATAAAGACTCCTATGAATGCTATTATTGGAATGACTGATCTAACTTACAATGCTATTGGAGTTAATAATGAGCAAGTAAAAGAAAATCTAAATATTATTAAAACCTCGTCAAAAAATTTATTAAAAATAATTAATGAAGTTTTAGATATGAATAAAGTTAATAGTGGAAAAATTAAATTTCAGTTAAAAGAATTTAATCTTGATTCTTTAGCCACTTCTATTTTAAAAGACTTTATACCTATAGCTGATACAAAAAATCAAAAAATTTATAGTCATTTTAATATAAAAAGCAAATTATTAATTGGAGATACTTCTAGTATTATAAAAGTTTCAAATGCTCTAATTGAAAATGCAATTAAATATACACCTAATAATGGAAGAATAGATGTATATATTAATGAAATTTATACAAAAAAGAAAGAAGGGCTCGCTTCCTTTGAAATTAAAGTAAAAGATAATGGAATTGGTATTTCTAAAGAAGATCAACTTAATATATTTAAACCTTTTCATAGAGGAGAAAATATAGGAAATACAAAGGGTACTGGACTAGGTCTTCCAATTGTTAAAGGAATTTTAAATTTAAGAGGCAGTGATATAAAAGTTCAAAGTGAACTTGGAAAAGGAACTACCTTTATTATTGAAATTTCATTTAAAACAAATATTGATATTAAAAATAATAACAGTCTAAATGATTCAACAAAAGAAGATAACAATTTAAAATTAAAAAATAAAAAAATACTTCTTGTGGAAGATAATGAAATAAATAGATTAGTAGCTAGAAAAAATCTTGAAAAATATAATATTATTGTTGAAGAAGCTGTTAATGGAAAAGAAGGATATGAAAAATTTATAAATAGTTCTAAAAATTATTATTCCCTTGTTATTATGGATATTAGAATGCCTCTTATGAATGGCATAGAATGCACTAAAAAAATTAGAAATAGTTTACATGAAAACAATACTCTACCTATTTTAGCTTTAAGTGCAAATACTTTTACTGAAGACAGAAGAAAATGCTTTGAAGCTGGTATGAATGATTATATGCCTAAACCTATTGATCCTTTACTTTTAAAAGATTTAATAGTAAAACATATAAAATAA